From Deltaproteobacteria bacterium, the proteins below share one genomic window:
- a CDS encoding xylanase — protein ATFFAGGKWMRSHPEKAMQLMADPLFELGNHSWTHANLALMDEAETREQVLWTQAQYEFLREELASRAGTRGMAAEMAHVPVCMAVFRLPYGRNAPATIGYLARMGLPIIQWDVLGEGGDGSAAEIAARAAGQVRPGSIVLMHANAVPKLTQDIVPFFVDALLDQGWRFVTVSEILDLGPAEIVRDGYFEKPGDNVQYDHGYPGKGTLHPVPRK, from the coding sequence GCCACATTTTTCGCCGGCGGCAAGTGGATGCGTTCTCACCCCGAAAAAGCCATGCAGCTCATGGCCGATCCACTCTTCGAGCTGGGTAACCATTCCTGGACCCACGCCAATCTGGCCCTCATGGACGAAGCGGAAACCCGTGAGCAAGTCCTTTGGACCCAGGCCCAGTACGAATTTTTGCGCGAGGAGTTGGCCTCGCGGGCCGGGACGCGGGGAATGGCGGCCGAGATGGCCCACGTGCCCGTATGCATGGCCGTGTTCCGGCTGCCCTACGGCCGTAACGCCCCGGCCACCATCGGGTATCTCGCCCGCATGGGTCTGCCCATCATCCAATGGGACGTGCTGGGCGAGGGCGGCGATGGCTCGGCCGCCGAGATCGCGGCCCGTGCCGCCGGACAGGTCAGGCCGGGGTCCATCGTGCTTATGCACGCCAATGCCGTGCCCAAGTTGACCCAGGATATTGTTCCGTTTTTCGTGGACGCGCTGCTGGACCAGGGCTGGCGCTTCGTCACGGTCAGCGAGATTTTGGACTTGGGGCCGGCGGAAATCGTGCGTGACGGCTATTTCGAGAAACCGGGCGACAATGTTCAATACGACCACGGCTATCCGGGCAAGGGAACCCTGCATCCCGTGCCCAGGAAATGA
- a CDS encoding benzoate-CoA ligase family protein: protein MPANFAFCVLDDALRRHPGKTAIIFEETRLDYARLARNVHALAAELRRRNVTPGDRVALLLPDSPALVSWFLAALAVGAVATPINERASLADREFILHDAALKLLVLDAGRDHGTNWDGAVLTTDLAEPARNLPEAEAVFAPGGDAPGFMLYTSGSTGKPKGVPHSHDDLAMQARVFAPAVLGDAANDVFLSSSKISFAYGLGAQIGLALGLGATLVLHPGPPDPDVLMALIARHGVNAFFSVPTVYQSLLRARSGQENLSSLRLCYSAGEAMPAPVGTALRDWLGLDVLDGLGSTESAFVFLSNRPGAIRSGTLGCAVPGYEVRLVDESGAGVEPGRSGRLRVRGPGVATKYWNRPESTAKAMLPGGWLETGDLCVEENGFYRYQGRADDMIKTGGVWVSPVLVEDCLQAHPAVAECGVAALILHGLVYPAAHVVPASGVEPDPGLAQELRRHVRAHLPKHMVPVRVEFLADLPRTATGKIQRHKLRR from the coding sequence ATGCCTGCCAACTTCGCCTTTTGCGTTTTGGATGACGCCCTCCGTCGTCATCCCGGCAAGACGGCCATCATTTTTGAAGAAACGCGTCTGGACTACGCGCGGCTGGCCCGGAATGTCCATGCGCTGGCCGCCGAGTTGCGGCGGCGGAACGTGACTCCGGGAGACCGGGTGGCCCTGTTGCTGCCGGACAGTCCGGCCCTGGTGTCTTGGTTTCTGGCCGCCCTTGCGGTCGGGGCCGTGGCCACGCCCATCAACGAGCGGGCCAGTCTGGCGGACCGCGAGTTCATCCTGCATGATGCGGCTTTGAAGCTGTTGGTGCTGGACGCGGGGCGGGATCACGGAACAAACTGGGATGGCGCTGTCCTTACGACCGATCTGGCAGAGCCAGCCCGAAATCTGCCCGAAGCCGAGGCGGTCTTTGCCCCCGGCGGCGACGCGCCCGGTTTCATGCTCTACACCTCCGGGTCCACGGGCAAGCCCAAGGGCGTGCCCCACAGCCACGACGATCTGGCCATGCAGGCCCGTGTTTTTGCGCCGGCCGTGCTCGGGGACGCCGCGAACGACGTTTTTTTGTCATCGAGCAAAATTTCCTTTGCCTATGGTCTGGGCGCCCAGATCGGACTGGCCCTGGGCCTGGGCGCGACCCTGGTTCTGCATCCCGGTCCACCGGATCCCGATGTCCTCATGGCGCTCATCGCCCGGCATGGGGTCAACGCTTTTTTCTCCGTGCCCACGGTGTATCAGTCCTTGCTGCGCGCCCGTTCGGGCCAGGAAAATTTGTCCTCCCTGCGCCTGTGCTATTCGGCGGGCGAGGCCATGCCCGCTCCGGTCGGCACGGCCCTGCGGGACTGGCTTGGGCTGGACGTGCTCGATGGTCTGGGTTCCACCGAATCGGCCTTTGTCTTTCTGTCCAACCGGCCCGGCGCGATCCGGTCGGGAACGCTGGGATGCGCCGTGCCCGGATATGAGGTCCGTCTCGTGGACGAAAGCGGGGCGGGTGTGGAGCCAGGACGTTCGGGAAGGTTGCGGGTGCGCGGACCGGGCGTGGCCACGAAGTATTGGAACAGACCCGAATCCACGGCCAAGGCCATGCTGCCCGGAGGGTGGCTTGAAACCGGCGACCTTTGCGTGGAAGAGAACGGATTTTATCGTTATCAGGGCCGGGCAGATGACATGATCAAGACGGGCGGGGTCTGGGTTTCGCCGGTTTTGGTGGAAGATTGTCTGCAGGCCCACCCGGCCGTGGCCGAGTGCGGAGTGGCCGCCTTGATCCTGCACGGTCTGGTCTATCCGGCGGCCCATGTCGTGCCCGCGTCCGGCGTCGAGCCCGACCCCGGCCTGGCCCAGGAGCTGCGTCGGCATGTCCGGGCCCATCTGCCCAAGCACATGGTGCCGGTCAGGGTGGAATTTTTGGCCGATCTGCCGCGCACGGCCACCGGCAAGATCCAACGACACAAACTGCGGCGCTAA
- a CDS encoding acyl carrier protein, whose translation MTVTRQDLLDLFVNAGVDPDVVAALKPDLPLFKQGVDSVDYPAILLAIADRFQISISEKDACELKTLADFEKRLNA comes from the coding sequence ATGACTGTCACCCGCCAGGATCTGCTTGATCTGTTTGTGAACGCCGGGGTTGATCCGGATGTTGTCGCGGCCCTCAAACCCGACCTGCCCCTGTTCAAGCAGGGCGTGGATTCCGTGGACTACCCGGCCATATTGCTGGCCATCGCGGACCGTTTCCAGATTTCCATTTCCGAAAAAGACGCCTGCGAACTCAAAACCCTCGCTGATTTCGAAAAACGCCTGAACGCATAA